One segment of Magnetococcales bacterium DNA contains the following:
- a CDS encoding FAD-dependent oxidoreductase, producing the protein MTEALILGGGVAGLTAAIHVLERGYRPLVLEAAPTPGGRVRSFVDPHTGEELDNGPHLLLGACQESLALLERLGSRSQLWQSDRMRIPFWTPAAGWYALDCPDWPTPWHLLAGLHRMPELTLGEKGLVLALGWHLARGIPPRPGQTVMHWLQERRQTTRLLHSLWEPLCLAIMNEPPASADAGLFMTVLRQVMAGKRGAGQLFISKVPLSRLLAEPACDFIQRQGGEVRCRSAVRQLIRQGDRVTAVVTAAGVLPVQGPVIAALPHHVLMRLIPDWDPGWRVTPAYAPIVSVHLRWPLPGRLPEPLVGLPAGVCHWLFDRALLAGDAELAPARISAVISGAYREVHWSTLRLLDMAYQATVALVPALGGLRVVATRDAKKGNQGLVLGRVVREWRATLAPWPDLVASRPGPKTPWRNLFLAGDWTQTGLPATIESAVCSGKTAANFPEQIPF; encoded by the coding sequence ATGACCGAAGCCTTGATTCTGGGAGGAGGTGTGGCTGGCTTGACAGCAGCCATTCATGTATTGGAACGGGGATATCGACCCCTGGTCCTGGAGGCCGCCCCCACGCCCGGAGGCCGGGTTCGTTCGTTCGTGGACCCCCATACCGGCGAAGAACTGGACAACGGACCCCATCTGCTCCTCGGGGCCTGTCAGGAATCCCTCGCCCTCCTGGAACGCCTGGGCAGCCGCTCACAACTCTGGCAATCGGACCGGATGCGTATCCCTTTTTGGACACCTGCGGCAGGATGGTACGCCCTGGATTGTCCCGATTGGCCGACACCCTGGCATCTGTTGGCCGGTTTGCATCGGATGCCGGAATTGACCCTGGGTGAGAAAGGTCTGGTTTTGGCCTTGGGATGGCATCTGGCCCGAGGGATTCCACCCCGCCCCGGGCAAACCGTCATGCATTGGTTGCAGGAAAGGCGACAGACGACCCGTTTGTTGCACAGTTTGTGGGAACCACTCTGTCTGGCCATCATGAATGAACCCCCGGCTTCGGCAGATGCCGGATTGTTCATGACCGTCCTGCGCCAGGTGATGGCGGGCAAACGGGGTGCCGGACAACTTTTCATATCCAAGGTGCCCCTGTCCAGATTGCTGGCAGAACCGGCGTGTGATTTCATCCAGCGCCAGGGAGGGGAGGTGCGCTGTCGGAGTGCAGTGCGGCAATTGATCCGGCAAGGGGATCGGGTCACGGCGGTGGTCACGGCGGCAGGTGTTTTACCGGTGCAGGGTCCGGTGATTGCCGCCCTGCCGCACCATGTCCTGATGCGACTTATACCGGATTGGGATCCAGGGTGGCGGGTGACGCCAGCTTATGCCCCCATTGTGTCGGTGCATCTACGGTGGCCGCTGCCGGGAAGATTGCCCGAGCCGTTGGTGGGGCTGCCGGCAGGGGTTTGCCACTGGTTGTTTGATCGTGCCCTGCTGGCCGGGGATGCCGAACTTGCCCCGGCACGCATCAGTGCCGTCATCAGTGGTGCCTATCGCGAGGTCCACTGGTCCACCTTGCGCCTGCTGGACATGGCATATCAGGCAACGGTCGCCCTGGTGCCGGCCCTGGGAGGCCTGCGGGTTGTGGCCACCCGTGACGCCAAAAAAGGCAACCAGGGGCTGGTGCTGGGGCGCGTGGTGCGGGAATGGCGGGCCACCCTGGCACCCTGGCCCGATCTCGTGGCCAGCCGGCCAGGACCGAAAACACCCTGGCGCAACCTGTTCCTGGCCGGCGATTGGACACAGACCGGTTTGCCAGCCACCATCGAATCGGCGGTTTGCAGCGGAAAAACAGCCGCCAACTTTCCGGAACAGATACCGTTTTGA
- a CDS encoding Fic family protein yields the protein MQKRYQPPYSITLTIVNLVTAIGEIVGRHSVLAEQSLTPRLRRENHIRTIQASLAIENNSLTLEQVTAVVEGRRILGHPREIQEVRNALAVYEAMKNWQAASQDDFLTAHGLFMAGLVDEPGVYRSGGVGIFRGRHLVHMAPPAKRVPHLMTELFGWLADGEAHPLIASCVFHYELEFIHPFADGNGRMGRLWQTLILRQWQPLFADLPVETVIRERQETYYRVLAEADQLSDAAPFIEFMLSALRDALLEAGSTDQVTDQVTDQVTDQVTDQVTDQVTDQVTDQVTDQVTDQVTDQVTDQVTDQVAWLIEALGTHALGGMGLMKAIGLSSRPTFRKNYLNPALAGGWLERTQPDSPRSPTQKYRLTEKGRRWLQYRKKMQGG from the coding sequence ATGCAGAAACGCTACCAACCGCCTTATTCGATCACTCTGACCATCGTGAATCTGGTTACGGCAATTGGTGAGATTGTCGGGCGTCATTCCGTGCTGGCAGAGCAGAGCCTGACTCCGCGTCTGCGCCGGGAAAATCATATTCGTACCATTCAGGCATCCCTGGCCATCGAGAACAATTCCCTGACCCTTGAGCAGGTGACGGCGGTCGTTGAAGGCAGACGGATTCTGGGGCATCCCCGGGAAATTCAGGAGGTGCGCAACGCCCTGGCTGTTTATGAAGCCATGAAAAACTGGCAAGCTGCATCCCAGGATGATTTTCTGACTGCCCATGGCTTGTTCATGGCGGGGCTGGTGGATGAGCCAGGGGTGTATCGTTCCGGTGGCGTCGGTATTTTCCGGGGCAGACACCTGGTCCATATGGCACCGCCTGCCAAACGGGTACCCCATTTGATGACCGAGTTGTTTGGCTGGCTTGCCGACGGGGAGGCGCATCCCTTGATCGCCAGTTGCGTCTTTCACTACGAGCTGGAATTCATCCATCCCTTCGCGGATGGCAACGGGCGCATGGGACGGCTTTGGCAAACCTTGATCCTGCGTCAGTGGCAACCGCTCTTTGCGGACCTGCCTGTTGAAACGGTGATCCGTGAGCGGCAGGAGACATATTACCGGGTGTTGGCCGAGGCGGACCAACTCTCGGATGCCGCACCTTTCATCGAGTTCATGCTGAGTGCCTTGCGCGACGCGCTCCTCGAAGCCGGTTCGACCGACCAGGTAACCGACCAGGTAACCGACCAGGTAACCGACCAAGTCACCGACCAGGTAACCGACCAGGTAACCGACCAGGTAACCGACCAGGTAACCGACCAAGTAACCGACCAAGTAACCGATCAAGTAACCGACCAGGTAACCGACCAGGTTGCATGGCTGATCGAAGCGCTTGGTACACATGCATTGGGTGGCATGGGCCTGATGAAAGCCATAGGACTGTCCAGCCGACCGACTTTCCGAAAAAATTATCTGAACCCGGCGCTGGCTGGTGGTTGGCTTGAGCGTACACAACCAGATTCACCCCGCAGCCCGACGCAAAAATATCGCCTGACGGAAAAGGGGCGGCGTTGGCTGCAATATCGCAAGAAGATGCAGGGTGGGTGA
- a CDS encoding (deoxy)nucleoside triphosphate pyrophosphohydrolase has protein sequence MLVEKTGLTLPLLLVSAALLRDADGRILLTRRRPGTHMGSCWEFPGGKLMPGESPEAALIREMHEEVGLHVTDLKPWAFVSHPYEKFHLLMPVFFCRRWSGVPQPLEVADLGWFSVAEMASLAFPPADWPLVEKLQKEDY, from the coding sequence ATCCTGGTGGAAAAAACTGGTTTGACTCTTCCCCTGCTGTTGGTCAGTGCGGCACTCCTGCGTGACGCCGACGGGCGGATTCTTCTGACCCGCCGCCGTCCTGGAACCCACATGGGTTCCTGTTGGGAATTTCCGGGCGGCAAATTGATGCCGGGCGAGAGTCCCGAAGCGGCCTTGATCCGCGAAATGCACGAAGAGGTCGGACTGCACGTCACCGATCTGAAACCCTGGGCTTTCGTCTCCCATCCCTACGAAAAGTTCCACCTGTTGATGCCGGTCTTTTTCTGCCGCCGATGGTCCGGGGTACCACAGCCCCTGGAGGTGGCGGATCTCGGCTGGTTTTCGGTGGCGGAGATGGCTTCCCTTGCCTTTCCTCCGGCGGATTGGCCCCTGGTGGAAAAACTGCAAAAAGAGGACTATTGA
- a CDS encoding outer membrane protein assembly factor BamD has product MIKPMISIFLVAALLLTGCSTTPEKERNDPPEVIYREAITALREKRYSTATKLFQEVDQKHPFSPWAIRAQIIVIYTQFKKEEYDESSMAAERFIRLHPRHNHVAYAYYMRGLADFMRISDPLRDQNRTRQAAVALREVMTRFPDSDYAQEAQKMLNLCNDRLAAQEVVVGRFYLDKDQFIAAANRFRRVVENKDFSRTPYAEEALFNLVLTSLRLGMTEDARHYASVLGHNYPEGLFYRQARTMVEGHGTLSKDDILALRNALDEGSMVKRFFEGLAPGVPGLTNQ; this is encoded by the coding sequence ATGATCAAACCGATGATATCCATCTTTCTGGTCGCAGCCCTGCTGTTGACAGGGTGCAGCACCACCCCGGAAAAGGAAAGGAACGATCCTCCCGAGGTGATCTATCGTGAGGCCATCACGGCGTTGCGGGAAAAACGGTATTCGACGGCCACCAAACTGTTCCAGGAAGTGGATCAAAAGCACCCCTTCTCCCCCTGGGCCATTCGTGCCCAGATCATCGTGATCTATACCCAGTTCAAAAAAGAGGAATATGACGAATCCTCCATGGCGGCGGAACGTTTCATTCGTCTGCATCCCCGCCACAACCACGTGGCCTATGCCTACTACATGCGGGGATTGGCTGATTTCATGCGCATTTCCGATCCGCTGCGCGACCAGAATCGCACCCGGCAGGCCGCCGTGGCCCTGCGCGAGGTGATGACGCGCTTTCCGGACAGCGACTATGCCCAGGAAGCCCAGAAAATGCTCAATCTCTGCAACGACCGCCTGGCCGCCCAGGAAGTCGTGGTGGGACGCTTTTATCTGGACAAGGACCAGTTCATCGCCGCCGCCAACCGCTTCCGGCGGGTCGTGGAAAACAAGGATTTCAGCCGCACCCCCTATGCCGAAGAGGCCCTGTTCAATCTCGTGTTGACCTCCCTGCGGCTGGGCATGACCGAAGATGCACGCCACTATGCGTCGGTCCTGGGACACAATTATCCCGAAGGTCTCTTCTACCGTCAGGCCCGTACCATGGTCGAGGGGCATGGAACCCTCTCCAAGGACGACATCCTGGCCTTGCGCAATGCCCTGGATGAAGGCTCCATGGTCAAACGCTTCTTCGAAGGCCTGGCCCCCGGCGTTCCCGGTTTGACCAATCAATAG